Proteins encoded within one genomic window of Fodinicurvata sediminis DSM 21159:
- the phnE gene encoding phosphonate ABC transporter, permease protein PhnE has product MPVWQTEQGPAWRHRTTTAQWLHWLGWLLAAMAFVVCWQIMTVDTKWFFVKDAPSQAADLFSRAWPPKWSYVNTLWGALWDTINIATLGTLIGVMLAVPVAFLAARNTTPSHLVLRPFALFVIVASRSINSLIWALLLVAILGPGILAGIIAIALRSIGFVGKLLYEAIEEIDESQVEAVQATGASRAQVIDYGIVPQVLPAFAGICVFRWDINIRESTILGLVGAGGIGLQLQSSLNTLAWSQVTVIFALILATVIFSEWVSSRVRKNII; this is encoded by the coding sequence ATGCCGGTCTGGCAAACGGAACAAGGCCCCGCCTGGCGCCACCGCACCACCACTGCCCAGTGGCTCCACTGGCTGGGCTGGCTGCTCGCCGCCATGGCCTTCGTGGTCTGCTGGCAGATCATGACGGTGGATACGAAATGGTTCTTCGTCAAGGATGCACCCAGCCAGGCCGCGGACCTGTTCTCGCGGGCCTGGCCGCCTAAGTGGTCCTACGTCAACACGCTCTGGGGCGCGCTCTGGGACACCATCAACATCGCCACGCTGGGCACACTGATCGGTGTCATGCTGGCCGTGCCGGTCGCCTTTCTGGCCGCCCGCAACACCACGCCGAGCCATCTGGTTCTGCGTCCCTTTGCCCTGTTCGTGATCGTCGCCTCCCGCTCGATCAATTCGCTGATCTGGGCGTTGCTGCTGGTTGCGATCCTCGGCCCCGGCATCCTGGCCGGCATCATCGCCATCGCCCTGCGTTCCATCGGTTTCGTGGGCAAGCTGCTCTATGAAGCGATCGAGGAGATCGATGAAAGCCAGGTCGAGGCCGTTCAGGCCACCGGCGCCAGCCGGGCGCAGGTGATCGATTACGGCATCGTGCCCCAGGTCCTGCCGGCGTTTGCCGGGATCTGCGTGTTCCGCTGGGACATCAACATCCGGGAATCCACGATCCTCGGCCTCGTCGGCGCGGGCGGCATCGGCCTGCAGCTGCAGAGTTCGCTGAACACGCTCGCCTGGTCCCAGGTCACGGTGATCTTCGCACTGATCCTGGCCACCGTGATCTTCTCGGAATGGGTTTCCTCCAGGGTGCGCAAGAACATCATCTGA
- a CDS encoding N-acetylglutaminylglutamine amidotransferase translates to MCGLVGEIRFDDKEASLSLVEGMSQRIAQRGPDAAGLFRQNSLTVGHRRLKIIDHSESAQQPMIDSQLGLGIVYNGAIYNFRALREELQGKGYQFFSNGDTEVILKAYHAWGPACVERFAGMFAFALWERDSGRMLLARDRLGIKPLYLAEVPGALRFGSSLPALAHSEGVDSDVDPVGLHHYMTFHAVVPAPHTILKGVRKLPPASRLLVEPDGRMTQETYWRLAFGPQEGDGTRSESDWQDLVLDSLRTAVERRLVADTPVGVLLSGGLDSSLIVGLLAEAGQEGLETFSVGFESVGDEEGDEFRYSDIIAEHYGTRHHKLFINSRERMLPNLPGCIRSMSEPMVSHDNIGFYLLSQEVAKHVRVVQSGQGADEVFGGYHWYPPLLDSRDPVADYARVFFDRDHEGFARAVDPRLVESDYSRALVERHFAEVQAERPVDKALHLDSTIMLVDDPVKRVDNMTMAWGLEARVPFLDHELVELAARMPAEMKVHDGGKYVLKEAARKVIPSGVIDRPKGYFPVPALKYLEGESLDYVRGVLERPEARARGLFRQDYIDQLLQAPDQHITPLGGSKLWQVALLEAWFQEHGL, encoded by the coding sequence ATGTGTGGACTGGTCGGTGAAATCCGCTTCGACGACAAGGAGGCCTCTCTCTCCCTGGTCGAGGGCATGTCGCAGAGGATCGCACAGCGCGGCCCCGATGCCGCCGGCCTGTTCCGGCAGAACAGCCTCACCGTCGGCCACCGCCGCCTGAAGATCATCGACCACAGCGAATCGGCGCAGCAGCCTATGATCGATTCCCAGCTGGGCCTGGGCATCGTCTACAACGGCGCCATCTACAACTTCCGTGCCCTGCGCGAGGAACTGCAGGGCAAGGGCTATCAGTTCTTCTCCAACGGCGACACCGAGGTTATCCTGAAGGCCTATCACGCCTGGGGCCCGGCCTGCGTCGAGCGCTTCGCCGGCATGTTTGCCTTCGCCCTGTGGGAGCGTGACAGCGGCCGCATGCTGCTGGCCCGCGACCGCCTGGGCATCAAGCCGCTTTACCTGGCCGAGGTGCCCGGCGCCCTGCGCTTCGGCTCCAGCCTGCCGGCGCTGGCCCACAGCGAGGGCGTCGACAGCGACGTCGACCCCGTGGGCCTGCACCACTACATGACCTTCCACGCCGTGGTCCCGGCGCCGCACACCATCCTGAAGGGCGTGCGCAAGCTGCCGCCGGCCAGCCGCCTGCTGGTCGAGCCCGACGGCCGCATGACGCAGGAAACCTATTGGCGCCTGGCCTTCGGCCCGCAGGAAGGCGACGGAACCCGCAGCGAGAGCGACTGGCAGGACCTGGTGCTGGACAGCCTGCGCACCGCCGTGGAGCGCCGCCTGGTGGCCGACACTCCGGTGGGCGTCCTGCTCTCCGGCGGCCTGGACTCCAGCCTGATCGTCGGCCTGCTGGCCGAGGCGGGCCAGGAGGGGCTGGAGACCTTCTCGGTGGGCTTCGAGTCCGTAGGCGACGAGGAAGGCGACGAGTTCCGCTATTCCGACATCATCGCCGAGCATTACGGCACCCGACACCACAAGCTGTTCATCAACAGCCGCGAGCGCATGCTGCCCAACCTGCCCGGCTGCATCCGATCCATGTCGGAACCCATGGTCAGCCACGACAACATAGGCTTCTACCTGCTGTCCCAGGAGGTGGCCAAGCACGTGCGCGTGGTACAGTCCGGTCAGGGCGCCGACGAGGTCTTCGGCGGCTATCACTGGTATCCGCCGCTGCTGGACAGCCGCGATCCGGTGGCGGACTACGCCCGGGTCTTCTTCGACCGCGACCACGAAGGCTTTGCCCGGGCCGTGGATCCGCGCCTGGTGGAAAGCGACTACAGCCGCGCATTGGTCGAGCGCCACTTTGCCGAAGTGCAGGCCGAACGCCCGGTGGACAAGGCCCTGCACCTGGACAGCACCATCATGCTGGTGGACGATCCCGTGAAGCGCGTGGACAACATGACCATGGCCTGGGGGCTGGAGGCACGCGTGCCCTTCCTGGACCACGAGCTGGTGGAGCTGGCGGCCCGGATGCCGGCCGAAATGAAGGTCCACGACGGCGGCAAGTACGTGCTCAAGGAGGCCGCGCGCAAGGTCATACCCTCCGGCGTTATCGACCGGCCCAAGGGCTATTTCCCGGTGCCGGCGCTGAAGTACCTGGAGGGCGAGTCCCTGGACTATGTCCGCGGCGTCCTCGAGCGCCCCGAAGCGCGGGCCCGCGGCCTGTTCCGACAGGATTACATCGACCAGCTCCTGCAGGCCCCCGACCAGCACATCACGCCGCTGGGCGGCTCCAAGCTGTGGCAGGTGGCCCTGCTGGAAGCCTGGTTCCAGGAACATGGTCTCTGA
- a CDS encoding osmoprotectant NAGGN system M42 family peptidase: protein MASPSPKALPVDMDYLQDVMVRLLETHSPTGYTDQVVHMVCQELESLGIEHELTRRGAIRANIQGSRRAPDRAIVAHVDTIGAMVQGLKDNGRLSLASIGTWSSRFAEGCRVTVFTDQGARTGTILPLKASGHTYNEGVDTQPSDWDQVELRLDEIVYDRAGLEELGLAVGDFVGVDSNPRITPAGFVDARHLDDKAGVACLLAAVKAIIESGAKLPLDCHPLFTISEEVGVGASAVLHQDVAEMVAIDTAPQAPGQETLESCVTIGMKDSSGPFDWHLTKRMLELAGDNEIRHVRDTFRYYHCDAAAALEAGNDLRTALVCFGTDSTHGYERTHLKSLQGVAELLTAYMQSPAVIARDSKPIGPAKGFPVQPVEEAQEHPDTEHHDPEHPEKGAAE, encoded by the coding sequence ATGGCCAGCCCAAGCCCGAAGGCGCTGCCCGTCGACATGGACTATCTGCAGGACGTGATGGTGCGCCTGTTGGAAACGCACTCCCCCACCGGCTACACAGACCAGGTGGTGCACATGGTCTGCCAGGAACTGGAAAGCCTGGGGATCGAGCATGAACTGACCCGGCGCGGCGCCATACGCGCCAACATCCAAGGCAGCCGGCGGGCCCCGGACCGCGCCATCGTCGCCCACGTGGATACCATTGGCGCCATGGTGCAGGGCCTGAAGGACAACGGGCGGCTCAGTCTGGCCTCCATCGGCACCTGGTCCAGCCGGTTCGCCGAGGGCTGCCGGGTCACGGTCTTCACCGACCAGGGGGCGCGCACGGGCACGATCCTGCCACTCAAGGCCTCGGGCCACACCTACAACGAAGGCGTGGATACGCAGCCCTCGGACTGGGACCAGGTGGAACTGCGCCTGGACGAGATCGTCTATGACCGCGCCGGCCTTGAGGAACTGGGCCTGGCCGTCGGCGATTTCGTCGGCGTGGACAGCAACCCGCGCATCACACCGGCGGGCTTCGTGGACGCGCGCCACCTGGACGACAAGGCCGGTGTCGCCTGCCTGCTGGCCGCGGTGAAGGCCATCATCGAAAGCGGCGCCAAGCTGCCGCTGGACTGCCATCCCCTCTTCACCATCTCGGAAGAGGTGGGTGTCGGCGCCTCGGCGGTGCTGCACCAGGACGTGGCCGAGATGGTCGCCATCGACACGGCCCCCCAGGCGCCGGGCCAGGAGACCCTGGAAAGCTGCGTCACCATCGGCATGAAGGACTCCTCGGGCCCCTTCGACTGGCACTTGACGAAGCGCATGCTGGAGTTGGCCGGCGACAACGAGATCCGCCACGTGCGCGACACCTTCCGCTATTACCACTGCGATGCCGCCGCAGCGCTCGAGGCCGGCAACGACCTGCGCACGGCCCTGGTCTGCTTCGGCACCGATTCCACTCACGGCTACGAACGCACGCACCTGAAGTCCCTGCAGGGGGTGGCCGAACTGCTGACCGCCTACATGCAGAGCCCGGCCGTCATCGCCCGCGACAGCAAGCCCATCGGCCCGGCCAAGGGCTTCCCCGTCCAGCCGGTGGAAGAGGCCCAGGAACACCCCGATACCGAGCACCACGACCCCGAGCATCCGGAAAAAGGAGCGGCGGAGTAG
- the phnC gene encoding phosphonate ABC transporter ATP-binding protein — protein MLSIEALTKRYKTGDLALEDVSFSIERGQVVGLIGPSGAGKSTLIRCINRLVEPTAGAIRLSDVDIPKLGRTQLKTMRRRIGMIYQEYALVERLTVMENVLSGRLGYVSFWRSLTRRYSQKDVDKAFGLLERVGLSDHVDKRADELSGGQRQRVGIARALEQDPELLLVDEPTASLDPKTSRQIMRLICEICREHDLPAIINIHDVMLAQMFVDRVIGLTAGQVVFDGPPAELDHAALTRIYGEEDWREMRKAADEAAQDASDAAAFKAAEEERMAGTV, from the coding sequence ATGCTGTCGATCGAGGCGCTGACCAAGCGCTACAAGACCGGTGATCTTGCGCTCGAGGACGTATCCTTTTCCATCGAACGCGGCCAGGTCGTGGGCCTGATCGGTCCCTCGGGGGCCGGGAAGTCGACGCTGATCCGCTGCATCAACCGTCTGGTCGAGCCGACGGCGGGGGCAATCCGGCTCTCTGATGTGGACATCCCGAAGCTGGGCCGCACCCAATTGAAGACGATGCGCCGTCGGATCGGCATGATCTATCAGGAGTACGCCCTGGTGGAACGTCTGACCGTCATGGAGAACGTGCTGTCGGGGCGCCTGGGCTATGTGTCCTTCTGGCGCTCGCTCACCCGCCGCTATTCCCAGAAGGACGTGGACAAGGCCTTCGGGCTGCTCGAGCGCGTCGGGCTGTCCGATCACGTGGACAAGCGGGCGGACGAGCTCTCCGGCGGTCAGCGCCAGCGCGTGGGCATCGCGCGCGCCCTGGAACAGGACCCGGAACTGCTGCTGGTGGACGAGCCAACCGCCTCGCTGGACCCCAAGACGTCGCGCCAGATCATGCGGTTGATTTGCGAGATCTGCCGGGAACACGACCTGCCCGCCATCATCAACATCCACGACGTCATGCTGGCCCAGATGTTCGTCGACCGGGTCATCGGCCTGACCGCGGGCCAGGTGGTGTTCGACGGTCCGCCCGCCGAGCTCGACCATGCGGCGCTGACGCGGATCTATGGCGAGGAGGACTGGCGTGAGATGCGCAAGGCCGCCGACGAGGCGGCACAGGACGCCTCGGACGCAGCCGCGTTCAAGGCGGCCGAGGAAGAACGCATGGCGGGTACGGTATGA
- the phnD gene encoding phosphate/phosphite/phosphonate ABC transporter substrate-binding protein has product MRTFLAASMFAALFAAPAYADFNLDSRYSDEDGDLVADIPSNEDELVDPDTLIFTYTPVEDPAVYEDVWQGFMEHMSEVTGKEVEFFPVQSNASQLEAMRAGRLHIAGFNTGSNPIAVACAGFRPFAMMAAEDGSFGYEMEIIVPADSDVEEVEDLRGGEITFTQETSNSGFKAPSAILKSEFDMEAGEDFEAGFSGSHDTSVLGVANGDYDAAAIANSVMARMIDRDVISADQVRTIYESQTFPTTGYGTVYNLTPELQDKIREAFFSFPWEGSALKEEFEKSGEAQFIEISFKEDWAVIRQIDEANEVSYTCN; this is encoded by the coding sequence CCCGCCTATGCCGACTTCAATCTCGACAGCCGCTACTCCGACGAGGACGGCGACCTGGTGGCCGACATCCCCTCCAATGAAGACGAACTGGTCGATCCCGACACGCTGATCTTCACCTACACCCCGGTGGAGGATCCCGCCGTCTACGAGGACGTCTGGCAGGGGTTCATGGAGCACATGTCCGAAGTCACGGGCAAGGAGGTGGAGTTTTTCCCCGTCCAGTCCAATGCCTCTCAGCTGGAGGCCATGCGCGCCGGGCGCCTGCATATCGCAGGATTCAACACGGGATCGAATCCCATCGCCGTGGCCTGCGCCGGCTTCCGGCCCTTCGCCATGATGGCCGCCGAGGATGGCTCGTTCGGCTACGAGATGGAGATCATCGTGCCAGCCGACTCCGACGTCGAGGAGGTCGAGGACCTGCGCGGCGGTGAGATCACCTTCACCCAGGAGACCTCCAACTCCGGCTTCAAGGCGCCTTCGGCGATCCTGAAGAGTGAATTCGACATGGAGGCCGGCGAGGATTTCGAGGCCGGGTTCTCGGGCTCCCACGACACCTCGGTCCTGGGCGTGGCCAACGGCGACTACGACGCCGCTGCCATCGCCAATTCCGTCATGGCGCGCATGATCGACCGCGACGTCATCTCAGCCGACCAGGTGCGTACGATCTATGAGTCCCAGACCTTCCCGACCACGGGCTATGGCACCGTCTATAACCTGACGCCGGAACTTCAGGACAAGATCCGCGAGGCCTTCTTCTCCTTCCCCTGGGAAGGCTCGGCTCTGAAGGAAGAGTTCGAGAAATCCGGCGAGGCCCAGTTCATCGAGATCTCCTTCAAGGAGGACTGGGCGGTGATCCGCCAGATCGACGAGGCAAACGAGGTGTCCTACACCTGCAACTGA
- a CDS encoding thiamine pyrophosphate-dependent enzyme, with amino-acid sequence MTETLSSTPATLDRREAIGALLRARENTLVVTGLGSPSYDVHALGDRDDNYYLWGAMGSAALVGLGLAQAQPEKRVLVVTGDGEQLMAFGSLATIAVARPRNLAIAVIDNHHYGETGMQMSHTGHGIDLAKVAAASGFAEARTLHSLEEVEQAGETLKTPAEGPRLYVLKVTAENHPRSLPSRDAVFIKNRFRAHLGFAAE; translated from the coding sequence ATGACAGAGACCTTATCCAGCACACCAGCCACACTTGATCGTCGCGAGGCGATTGGCGCCCTGCTGCGCGCGCGGGAGAACACGCTCGTGGTCACCGGCCTTGGATCGCCAAGCTATGATGTCCACGCGCTCGGCGACCGCGACGACAACTACTACCTCTGGGGCGCCATGGGCAGCGCGGCCCTGGTCGGCCTCGGCCTTGCCCAGGCACAGCCCGAGAAGCGCGTTCTCGTGGTGACCGGCGACGGCGAGCAGCTGATGGCCTTCGGCAGCCTGGCCACCATCGCCGTCGCCCGGCCCAGGAACCTCGCCATCGCCGTGATCGACAACCACCACTACGGCGAAACCGGGATGCAGATGAGCCACACCGGACACGGCATCGACCTTGCCAAGGTCGCGGCAGCCTCCGGCTTTGCCGAGGCGCGCACGCTGCACAGTCTGGAAGAGGTGGAACAGGCCGGAGAGACTCTGAAGACCCCAGCCGAAGGCCCGCGCCTCTATGTCCTCAAGGTCACGGCCGAAAACCACCCCCGCTCCCTGCCCTCACGCGATGCCGTTTTCATCAAGAACAGGTTCCGAGCCCACCTGGGGTTTGCGGCGGAATAA
- the ngg gene encoding N-acetylglutaminylglutamine synthetase — protein sequence MQTRGPGAETQNQAETPQDVVLDCGWGRLLFAQTFEDGEVLLDRLLEEQEGCRDIAFYVGDPHVLLSLRPQQVFLDPSNTYRLELRDLPETPTHPAFTVAPLDSRQDAQGVNTCYAHHGMVAIDEDFLLACRDDPRYIHLVARDQASGEVLGTVTGLDHVEIFGDPDNGSSLWCLAVTAQAPYPGIGVALVIELARRLAQRGLSYMDLSVLYDNEEAIALYEKLGFRPIQRFALKTRNSINEKLYIGPAPEQDLNPYARLIVDEARRRGIAVEVLDAEGGFFRLTHGGRSIVCRESLSEMTTAIAMSRCDDKAVTQRLLRRAGLSVPEQARAGTAEENARFLEKHGRVVVKPLRGEQGHGVAVDLRTAEAVEAAVTEARQHCDIVLLEKYVEGDDLRVIVINYEVVAAAVRRPAEIIGSGKHTIRQLIETQSRRRAKATDGESTIPLDGETERCVEEAGYSLTEILPAGQTLRVRKAANLHTGGTIHDVTESLHPHLSAAAVEAARAIEIPVVGLDFLVPSPEESDYVIIEANERPGLANHEPAPTAQKFIDLLFPHLAA from the coding sequence ATGCAGACACGCGGCCCAGGCGCTGAAACGCAAAATCAGGCCGAGACACCCCAGGACGTCGTGCTCGATTGCGGCTGGGGCCGCCTGCTGTTCGCGCAGACCTTCGAGGACGGCGAAGTCCTGCTGGATCGTCTGCTGGAGGAGCAGGAAGGCTGCCGCGACATCGCCTTCTATGTCGGCGATCCGCATGTCCTGCTCAGCCTGCGCCCGCAGCAGGTCTTCCTGGACCCTTCGAACACCTATCGCCTGGAGCTGCGGGACCTGCCCGAGACGCCGACCCATCCGGCCTTCACCGTCGCGCCACTGGACAGCCGCCAAGATGCCCAGGGCGTCAACACCTGCTATGCCCATCATGGTATGGTCGCGATCGACGAGGACTTCCTGCTCGCCTGCCGCGACGATCCGCGTTACATCCACCTGGTGGCCCGCGACCAGGCCTCGGGCGAGGTTCTGGGCACGGTCACCGGCCTGGATCACGTGGAAATCTTCGGCGACCCCGACAACGGCTCCAGCCTCTGGTGCCTGGCGGTTACCGCACAGGCCCCCTATCCCGGCATCGGCGTGGCGCTGGTGATCGAGCTGGCACGCCGTCTGGCCCAGCGTGGGCTCAGCTATATGGACCTGTCAGTGCTCTATGACAACGAGGAGGCCATCGCGCTTTACGAGAAGCTCGGCTTCCGCCCGATCCAGCGCTTTGCGCTCAAGACCCGCAACTCCATCAACGAAAAGCTCTATATCGGCCCGGCGCCCGAACAGGACCTGAATCCCTATGCGCGCCTGATCGTGGACGAGGCGCGCCGCCGGGGCATTGCCGTCGAGGTGCTGGACGCCGAGGGCGGCTTCTTCCGCCTGACGCATGGCGGCCGCTCCATCGTCTGCCGCGAATCCCTCTCTGAGATGACCACGGCCATCGCCATGAGCCGCTGTGACGACAAGGCGGTGACCCAGCGCCTGCTGCGGCGCGCCGGACTTTCAGTGCCCGAACAGGCTCGTGCCGGAACGGCGGAAGAGAACGCACGTTTCCTGGAAAAGCATGGCCGGGTCGTGGTGAAGCCCCTGCGCGGCGAGCAGGGTCACGGCGTGGCCGTGGACCTGCGCACGGCCGAAGCTGTCGAGGCTGCCGTGACCGAGGCACGGCAGCATTGCGACATCGTCCTGCTGGAGAAATATGTCGAGGGGGACGACCTGCGCGTCATCGTCATCAATTACGAGGTGGTGGCCGCGGCCGTACGCCGGCCGGCCGAGATCATCGGCAGCGGCAAGCACACGATCCGGCAGTTGATCGAGACCCAGAGCCGCCGCCGGGCCAAGGCCACGGACGGGGAAAGCACCATCCCCCTGGACGGCGAAACCGAGCGCTGCGTAGAAGAAGCCGGCTACAGCCTGACGGAGATCCTGCCCGCCGGACAGACCCTGCGCGTACGCAAGGCGGCCAACCTGCACACCGGCGGCACGATCCACGACGTCACGGAAAGCCTGCATCCGCACCTTTCCGCCGCCGCGGTCGAGGCCGCACGGGCCATAGAGATTCCCGTGGTGGGCCTTGACTTCCTGGTCCCGTCCCCCGAGGAGTCGGACTATGTCATCATCGAAGCCAATGAGCGGCCGGGACTGGCCAATCATGAACCCGCCCCCACGGCGCAGAAATTCATCGACCTGCTGTTCCCGCATCTTGCCGCCTGA
- a CDS encoding GNAT family N-acetyltransferase codes for MDRIRPANLSDLAAIERLVEAAYGHYVARIGKPPGPMLDDYAAHIAAGRLHLLFQENTLFGLVVLIENADHMLLDNVAVHPEAQGQGLGRRLIAFAEEHTRQVGYERLLLYTHEAMIENLALYQHLGFREIRRVEEKGYRRVYMEKMLA; via the coding sequence ATGGACCGCATCCGCCCGGCCAACCTCAGCGATCTCGCCGCCATAGAGCGGCTGGTCGAGGCCGCCTATGGCCATTACGTCGCGCGCATCGGCAAGCCACCCGGCCCGATGCTGGACGACTATGCCGCACACATCGCCGCCGGCCGCCTCCACCTGCTCTTCCAGGAAAACACGCTGTTCGGGCTGGTCGTTCTTATCGAGAACGCGGACCACATGCTGCTCGACAACGTGGCCGTCCATCCTGAGGCGCAGGGCCAAGGCCTTGGCCGCCGCCTGATCGCCTTCGCCGAAGAGCACACCCGACAGGTCGGCTATGAGCGCCTGCTGCTCTACACCCACGAAGCCATGATCGAGAACCTGGCGCTCTACCAGCACCTGGGTTTCCGAGAGATCCGTCGTGTGGAGGAGAAAGGTTATCGCCGGGTCTACATGGAGAAGATGCTGGCATGA
- a CDS encoding thiamine pyrophosphate-binding protein: protein MQTTQTEDWPSAVYRTLKAAKVQQMAYVPDAGHSTLINLLNEDPQVATNVLTTEEEGIAISAGAWLGGQRNVLLMQSSGVGNCTNMLSLPAMARFPLLMLVTMRGEWAEFNPWQVPMSRATQPTLEAMGLRTLRVDKAEDMVETVEAAAALAYEADQQVAVLIGQRLLGKKKW, encoded by the coding sequence GTGCAGACCACCCAGACAGAAGACTGGCCCAGCGCCGTCTATCGGACCCTCAAGGCCGCGAAGGTACAGCAGATGGCCTATGTGCCCGATGCCGGGCACAGCACCCTGATCAACCTTCTGAACGAAGATCCTCAGGTCGCCACAAACGTGCTGACCACCGAAGAGGAAGGCATCGCCATCTCGGCCGGGGCCTGGCTCGGCGGCCAGCGGAATGTCCTGCTGATGCAGTCGAGCGGTGTCGGCAATTGCACCAACATGCTCTCGCTTCCGGCGATGGCGCGTTTCCCGCTGCTGATGCTGGTGACCATGCGCGGGGAATGGGCGGAGTTCAATCCCTGGCAGGTGCCCATGAGCCGTGCCACCCAGCCGACGCTGGAGGCCATGGGCCTGCGCACCCTGCGCGTCGACAAAGCCGAGGACATGGTCGAGACCGTCGAGGCCGCGGCCGCCCTCGCCTATGAAGCGGACCAGCAGGTGGCCGTGCTCATCGGCCAGCGCCTGCTCGGCAAGAAGAAGTGGTGA
- the phnE gene encoding phosphonate ABC transporter, permease protein PhnE encodes MSEVQAVSRRWRRPPILIRNDFWRRAIYSGALLYLLLAIGTLEVDWQRAYEGLERGARFLQGFLTPDFTSRFDQIQQGMVESVTMTVCSTMVGVLISVPIGLGAARNISPLPVYLVCRAIIAVSRAFQEIIIAILFVAMFGFGAFAGFVTLSFATIGFLAKLLADDIEEIDPRQAEAVRGTGGGWWQVVNYGVQPQVMPRLIGLSLYRFDINFRESAVIGIVGAGGIGATLNTAMDRYDYSTASAILILIIIFVMLAEYSSGYIRKWIQ; translated from the coding sequence ATGAGCGAGGTCCAGGCGGTATCCCGGCGCTGGCGCCGCCCGCCCATCCTGATCCGCAACGACTTCTGGCGCCGGGCCATCTACAGCGGCGCGCTGCTTTATCTGCTGCTGGCGATCGGGACGCTGGAGGTGGATTGGCAACGTGCCTATGAGGGGCTCGAACGGGGCGCCCGCTTCCTGCAGGGGTTCCTGACACCGGATTTCACGAGCCGTTTCGATCAGATCCAACAGGGCATGGTGGAAAGCGTCACCATGACGGTCTGTTCGACGATGGTGGGGGTCCTGATCTCCGTGCCCATCGGGCTGGGCGCCGCGCGCAACATCTCGCCCCTGCCGGTCTATCTCGTCTGCCGCGCCATCATCGCCGTCTCGCGCGCCTTCCAGGAAATCATCATCGCGATCCTGTTCGTGGCCATGTTCGGCTTTGGCGCCTTTGCCGGCTTCGTGACCCTGTCGTTTGCCACCATCGGTTTCCTGGCCAAGCTGCTGGCCGACGATATCGAGGAGATCGATCCCCGCCAGGCCGAGGCGGTGCGCGGTACCGGGGGCGGCTGGTGGCAGGTGGTGAATTACGGGGTGCAGCCCCAGGTCATGCCGCGCCTGATCGGCCTGTCGCTCTATCGCTTCGACATCAATTTCCGGGAATCGGCCGTGATCGGCATCGTCGGCGCCGGCGGGATCGGCGCGACGCTGAACACGGCCATGGACCGCTATGACTACAGCACCGCCAGCGCCATCCTGATCCTGATCATCATCTTCGTCATGCTGGCCGAGTACAGCTCCGGCTATATCCGGAAGTGGATCCAGTAA